From the Lathyrus oleraceus cultivar Zhongwan6 chromosome 3, CAAS_Psat_ZW6_1.0, whole genome shotgun sequence genome, the window ATGAAAAATGGGGTTGTGAGCAAGATAGATTGCACTCTTGTTATCACAGTAGACTGAGCTAGGTTGATTAAGAGGAATGTGAAGATCCTTAAACAAATACTGTAACCATTGTAGTTCACAAGTTAAGCTAGCCAAAGCTCTATATTCTGCTTCTGAACTAGACCTGGATACTGTGGACTGCTTTTTGGATTTCCAGGACAGCAGAGATGTGCCAAGGAAGACACAGTAACCAGTCACTGATCTGCGAGTAGCAGGGCAACTTGCCCAATCCGAGTCTGCAAAACCAGAAAGTTTGAGTGTGGAGGAGGAAGAATAAAACAATCCCTTAGCAGGAGCACTTTTGAGGTATTTGAGCACTCTAATTGCTGCAGAGTGATGAACTTATAATGGCTTAGATATAAATTGACTAAGTTGTTGAACAATGAAAGCAATATCAGGTCTGGTTGTAGTCAAATATAACAGTTGGCCAACAAGTCTTCTATAGGTTGTTTCATCTTCATAGGGGGGTGAGTCACTGTCATGTAGTTTCAAGGAGTAATCAAAGGGAGTTGGACTAGGCTTTGTAGCCAATAAACCACTGTTCTTAAGCAATTCCAAAGCATACTTCCTTTGATTGAGAAAGATACCTTGAGTGGATCGTGCAACTTCCAATCCAAGGAAGTATTTAAGCTTGCCAAGATCCTTGATTTTGAATGTGGAATCAAGAAATCGTTTGACAGAATGTATTTCCTATAGATCATCACCTGTCAagacaatatcatcaacatagaccaGAAGAGCAGTGAAATGAGAATTATGTAGTTTTATGAATAAAGAATGGTCAGCATATGAATGTGAATATCCAAGGGAGATAAGAGCAGTGGATATTTTTGAAAACCACTGTCGGCTAGCCTGTTTCAGTCCATATAAGGATTTATGTAATTTGCAGACTGTATTAGAAGAAGAATTAGGGGGCAAGAACCCAGGAGGCAGATCCATATGCACTTCCTCATGCAGATCACCATGAAGGAATGCGTTGTTAACATCAAGTTGTTCTAAATGCCAGTCCTTAATAGCAGCCAGAGATAGAAGGGTGCGAATTGTTGTGAGCTTAGCAACTGGTGAGAAGGTATCAAAATAATCCACACCTTCTAGTTGAGTGTATCCCTTTGCCACCAGACGAACCTTGTATCGTTCAATGGATCCGTCAGCATGATGCTTGATCTTGTAGACCCATTTGCAACCAATTGGTTGCTTACCTGTTGGCAAATCAACAACAGACCAAGTGTTTGTGGATACAAGAGCATCTAACTCAGATTTCATAGCAAGATTCCAACAGTCAAACTTACAGGCTTGTTTATAGGTTTTGGGTTCTGTAAGGGAACTAATGGATAGGCAAAACTGTTTGTGACATGGACTACATTTGTCATAGGATAGGACAGAAGAAAGAGGGTAAGGAGAGTTACCTGGATTATATGCTGGCAGCATTGAGGATAGCAAATTGCAGTGATATTCAGAGAGATAAGCTGGTGGTTTTGTGAGTCTGTTAGATTTTCTGGTTGGTACAGGAGGGGAAGTAGGAGAGATTATGTCATGTGGTGAAGGAGGTAATTGGTGAGGAGAGGGAGAAGAGGTGATGTCATGTGTTGGAGGAGGTAAATTATGAAGAGATGGAGGAGAGGTAGGTTCATTTGGTGAAGTTAAGGATGGTGGAATATCTGTGAGAATGTCAAATGTGTCAATGGTATTTGTATTAGGGTTGATACTGACAGAATTATTTTCAGGTGGAGGTGAAGCAAAAGGAAAGATAGTTTCATGGAAAGTTACATTCCTTGAAACATAAAATTCATGGGTGAGAGGATCATAAAGGAGGTAGCCTTTGGTGCCTTCCCAATATCCAAGAAAGATGGATTTTCTTGCCCGTGGTGCAAATTTTGTTCTATTGTTGTGTAAGGTCGAGGAGTATGCAAGACATCGAAAAACTTTTAAATGATTAAGGCTGGGAGGAGTAGAATGAAGCATTTGATAAGGGGTGAGGTTGTTCAAAAGAGGGGTGGGAAGTCTGTTGATAATGTGAATAGCTTGTTGTATGGAGAGGTGCCAAAGGTTATGAGGGAGGTGAGAGTGAAAGGAAAGAGCACGTGCAACATTCAAAATGTGTTGGTGCTTTCTTTCCACGATGCCATTTTGTTGAGGTGTTTCCACACATGACCTATGATGGATGATACCTCTAGAAAGGTAAAAACTAGTCATGAGAAACTCAGGCCCATTGTCACTACGAATACATTTGAGTTTCTTATTGAATTGAGTTTCTATGAAAGAAATGAAGTTAATTAAGTGAGTTCGGGTTTCACTTTTATTTTTCATGAAAATTGTCCAAGTAAACCTGCTGTAATCATCTACAGGTGTTAGAAAATACTTATGACCACATATGGAAGGGGTGGAAAGAGGTCCCCATATATCAGCATGAATTAAATCAAAAATGGCAACAGATTTAGTATTACTATGAGCAAAGGGTAAATTTCTTTGTTTAGCCAAATGACAAGTATGACAAGGTTTATGATTGTCATTGAAAGTGACAAAAGGAAAGTGAGATGAAATACATTTGTGTATATGAGAACTTAAATGTCCTAGTCTAAAATGCCAAATGGTGGCAGGATCAGGTTTGGAAGAATGTGAATGAGTAGAGATGGAGTTGTTGACAGAATCAGGTGTGGGAGAGAGATCCAGAAATGAGGTAGTGTCAAGCACATACAATTTGCCAATTCTCCTAGCTGTAAATCCAATCATCTTTGGATGGTGTAGCTGCACAATTTTACAACAATTAGGGAAGAGTTTGACATCATATAAGGTGGAATCAAATAGAGTAGTAACAGAGATAATGTTGACATGAAATGAAGGAAAATAGTAAATATTATGAAGAACAAGGGAGTCATATAATAAAACTGAACCAGCTATTGTGGTAGTAACAGTGTCACCATTAGGCATGGTCATAGATTTGGGTGCAATGTGATATGTGGAAAAATAACTATCAAAGATATGAGTGATGTGATCAGTGGCACCAGTGTCAATAATCCACCATTGACTATTATTATCTCCTTAGGGTTTGGAGAGATTGTTACCAGATGAAGGAGAGGGAGAGGTATGAGAGACAGAATTTGTAGCAAAAAGAGAATTAACTGAAGAGGGTGAATGAGACTGCAAGTTGGATTGTTGGAGAAGCTGTAAAATCTGAGTATATTCCTCTTGAATCGTGGACAAAGAGGCACTTGATCCATTTGTTGATGTGGAAGTAGATGATGATGAGGAAATTGGAGCAGAACCAGCATCTTGAACAGAGTTCACCACATAAGCATTTCCAGCAGGTGATGAGAGATGTTGCTTACGATGTTGAAAACCAGGAGGATACCCGTGCTTGATGAAACAAGTCTCAATAGTGTGGTTGGTGCGACCACAGTGAGTGCAGAGCCGGTTGCCACGGCCACCGGAGGAATATCCACGGCCACGACCACGACCGGAGTTGTGAGAAGAACGAGAAGTCATTTGAGAGGAGTAATTCACTGACGATTGATTCTCAAATGAAGAATCAGTGGTTGAATGAAGATTGAACAGGCGTTCTTGTTGAAGAATCAGATTGAACGCATTGTCTAGGGTTGGAAGTGGAGACATCAGCATAATCTGCGAACGAACATGAGAGTATTGATCACCAAGACCTTTCAAGAACTTGATTACCTTGTCTTGCTCCTTGAATTTGCGTAGATCTGCAGCAGCACCACAGGAACACGGTATAGCACAAGTACAATCACGAATTGGGCGAAAAGTTTCGATTTCTTCCCAAAGTGTCATTAATTTGGTGAAATACAAAGAGATATCAAGAGTTCCTTGTTGAAGACGAGCTACTTCCTCTTGAATATCAGCAATGCGAAAAATATCACCCTGAGAGAACCGATTCTCTAAACTTTTCCATACAAGAGAAGCACGATCACACCAGAGGAGAGATTTCGCAATATCTTCAGAGATGGAACGTTGAAGCCATGAGAGGACGAGGTTGTTACATCGAAGCCAGGGTTCATAGAGAGGGTCAGAGATAGGAGGAGGAGAAAGAGTGCCATCAACAAATTTTACCTTGTTCTTGGAGATAATAGCCACCTTCATCGATCTGCATCAGATTTGATAATTCTTGTTATCAAGCACAGGTTGAACGAGAATAAGAGATGGATTCTCATTCTGATGCATATAATATGGATTGGAGGGATTGGTAGCAAAATCAGAGTAAGAAATCACCATTCTTGAGGTGATTCAACAAGAAAGGAAATTGAATAACGAAAAAAAAGGAAGAAGATGAATCGCGGAAAAAAAAAGGTTTCAAATTGATACCATGTTAACTTTGGAATATCAGAGGAGAGAAATTCATTAAAGTACTATTCATTATATAACCTAATTACAATATACAAGTGTAATTAATATATATAGTAAATTAGGGAACTAACTAACTCCTAACTTAGCTCCTAACTTAGCTCCGAACTTAGCCAAGACTAATTCAGTTACAACTATGATTAGCTAAGATTAAATAGAGTTATTATTTATATCACTATTTTCATCATGTAATAATTCATTCAATTTTAAATTTATGATCTTCGACACTCGATATCCAACTCGTATCGTATATCCTTCTAGCATGACAGAAAACCTACCACAATGAATGCCAAAATTGTTGTTTTTTAAAAGATAACCGAAATTCTTCCTGATGGCCTTTCAATGCTCACCATTTGATTTATTAGTAAATCTACTCATTTTACTAACCGTTAATGCTATGTCGCTTCTAGTAAATTTCATCAAATACATTAGACAACcaattgcacttgcatattccaattgagGCACAACTTTTCCATCATTCTTTTAAAGTTTGAGAATAAGATCAAATGGAGTACACACTTCCTTGAACTATAAGTGTTTGAAATTATCAAGTACTTTCTCAACAAAGAGTttttgactaagttcataacccccatTATTTTGCTTTACTTTGATCCTTAGAAGATTGTCCATTATTCTAAAAATATTCATCTTGAATGTGGAAGTTAGAAACCTCTTTATTTCTAAAATTCCATTCGTATCATTGCTAATGATAAACATGTAATCAACATATACACAAAGGAATATCACAATGTTCTCACACAACATTGTGTACAAATACTTGTCACAAGAATTAGAAACAAATTCATTTGAAATGAGTATGAGTTTAAAATTGAATCATAAAGCATTAAATACACACATTTTTACTTTTAAAAAATTTCCTTTTGACACTAGTGTTCAATACCACATATTGGAAGTTGATTACCATTTTTCTAATACTCCAACTTGCAACTTTTATACTTGGTATTAGAATACCATGCCTTGGTAGTCGAATACTGATGACACTTTATCATTACATATTTTTCACGAGTATTTGGAGTGATTTCGATGAAATATCAAGTAAAGTGAAGCGCAAGTGCCAAGGAATAACTAATATTGACAATAGGAGAAAATAGTAAAAATTGGGAAAAAGAGGCACAAAAAGACGAAAAGCTACTGGAATTCTCACGAGCCATCGTGGGAACGATGGGGCAACATCACGCGCGCGATACTAGGCACCATGAGCGCGATTGGCTAAAAATATGAATAGAACTGCTTGACTATAAAAAGGATTATCTAGTATATAATTATGGGTTCTGTGATTATAAAAAGGATTATCTAGTATATAATTATGGGTTCTGCGATTTTTAACTATAAGTGATGGAAAAAGTTACCAGGAGGACGATTTTTAGAGAATTGAAATTCATTAGATGTCAAACTATTCAAGGATTTCACATGCCATTTTCATCTGATTGCTTGGTATTTTATTGTATCACCATGAGTAATTAAATTACTCGAAACTAGGTTTTGTTGATGAGCTTCTTTTGAATATGTTAGATCATATGTTTAATTTGATGATATATGGATAATTGAagttatatttttatttaatttcttttgTTTGTAATGCTTATTATTTGTGGACGCACTTATTGTATGATTTTAGACGAGTACGGATTACTGACCCTAGACCTATGAGTTTGACATATGAAAATTAATCTACTTACACTAGTTGAATAGGAATAGGAGACCTCTAGTAGAAGCTAGTGAGATGTACACCAAAGGATTGAGTATAGTGGTCTTGTTAGTTCACCGTGAAAATATAATGACTTCATCATCCGTACAATGCATTAAACATCAATAGGGGATAAACAAGGGTTTCATACGTAACCTAGCCACTTTCTTGTAATAATTTTAGAACAAATTTTTCTTTTCAGAAAATAACTCAACCCCTCCCCTCCCATCTTTACTTTTAAATTCGCACAATCGTAACTTTGTTAGATAACAATCCTTGTAGATACAGTATTTCTTTTTATAACTTCGACACTATCGGCACACTTATCGAGAAGTCATCAATTTTTTGacgccgttgtcggggattgttGATAATTTCAAAAAGGCAACACTTGTATGAAGtttgttattttttatttgtttttagATTTAGATTTAAATTTTAGTTGTTCCTATTTCTTAGTTAGTTTAGTTTTTCCTTGATTCtttttgtttcctttttattttattttattgttttattttattttttattttttattttttattttttattttttattcttttatatTGTTACTCTTTGTCTAGTGCAATATTGCTTAGGGTATTTTTAGTTTACTGCAGGTTTCATGAACAACCATGGCAGATCCACCGCTACCAACCATGGGAGACTAATGCAAAAGAAGTGATGCAGGAAAAGTATCAAGGGGTTTCTAACATGCTAACCCTATTGTTTCTTCTATTAAAAGTTATGTGCTTTCAGGTTTGCGAGAAAACCAGTTTGACGACAATGTGAATAAAGATCCTTGGGCACATCTGGCTTTATTTTATGAAACATATTCAATGTGCGTACCAAAGAGTGTAACTGAAGATCAAGTTAAATTGCGGTTGTTCAGTTTTTCTCTATTTGGAAGGGCTAATGATTGATTATTATGTCTACCCAACGGAAAAATTGCAACTTGGAAAGAGTTAGAAGATAAATTTCTGGAGAGGTTCTTCATTACTACTCAATCTAATGAATGAAGGGCTGAGATTTCCAATTTTGAGAAACAAGAAACAAAATCCTTGTATGACGCATGGGAGAGGTTTAAATTGTTACTACGAAGGTGTCCTAATCACAATATGAGCAGAATGAAACGAATGCAAAATTTCATAAAATGGCTCGAAAGTCAAACTAGGATTCTTTTGGATATGTAAGCAAAAGGTACAGTTCAAGTTCTGAATGAAGTACATGTAAAGGAATTGATTGAGAAAATGAGTCTAAATGAATATCATTCACCCAGTGAAAGAGGAGGCAAAGCTATTGAAACCTTATGTATGCCCAAAAGTGTGCTAACATTAGAGACTCATGATGCATTGTTGGCTTAAATTGAACTACTCAACAAATGGTTAATAGTAAGCATTCTCAATCAAACTAATATAAGTCAGAAATAAATCATGTGTTGTGATTTCTGTGGAGAAGGACATGCAAATGTGGTGTATGTACCACAAGGGGTTAGTGAAGAATCTCAACTTGCAAATTTTCAAAATGGTTTTCAACAAGCACCACAAGTTCCATTCTAGAGAAATAAATCCCCACTTGAAGAAACCCTCAACAAGTTCATCAAGATGACACAAAGTGGTTTTGATCTGGAAAAGGAGAAACATTAAACAATGAGCAAAAACCATGAAGCATCCATAAAAAATTTAGAGATGTAGATTGGCCAATTGTCTCGACAAGTAGGATCCATACCAAGCCCTAGTGGAGGATATATGGGTACTATTGTTGATAGCCCAAAGAATGAAACTTGTAAGACAATCAAGTTGGGAAGTGAAGTAGTAATTATGGAGTATAGTCCCAGTCTTGTGATAAAAGAAGAAATCATAAACAAGATTGAGGAAGTAGATGAGACTTTGGATGTGGAAGAAGAGGTagaagttgaaaaagaaaaagaggtGAGTGAAAAAACGAGTGAATACTATGTGAGGAGGGATAAACTTGATAACTGATAGATAGAAAATCACTTGATAACGATCATATTCTCGAACTACCCTACTATGTCAAGCCACCTTACCCTATCATATGGAAGAAGTCGAATAAGGAGGAAGATGATGGGGAATTTTCAAGAAATCGATGGAGATGCTTACTAAGCTTCAATTCAGTGTTTCATTTCATGAAGCATTAGTGAAAATTCCAAagtatgcaaagttcatgaaaaAGTTACtaacaagaaaaagaaaattgAGGTTTGATGAGCATATAGCCTTGACAGAAGAATGTAACACAATCATTCAGAGAAAACTTCCACCAAAGCTAAAAGATCTAGGAAGATTCACCATACCTTGTACCAAAGGGAGCTTAAAAATTAATCATGCACTTTGTGATTTTGGGGCTAGCATTAATTTAATGCCTCTATCACTTATGAGGAAGTTGAATTTGCGAGAGCGAAAGCCAACACATATGACTCTGACATTGGCCGTTTGATCAATCATATATCTTTATGGTGTTATAGAAGACGCGCTTGTGAGGGTGGGTGAGTTGGTATTTCCAACTGATTTTGTGATATTAGATATGGACAAATATTCAAAAACTCCATTAGTGCTTAGAAGGCCTTTCTTAGCTACTGGTAAAGCGTTTATTAATGTGGAAATGGGTGAGTTGATCCTTAGATTCAATAATGAGGATGTAGTTTTCAATGTGTTTGATCATAAAGAAAATAATCAATGTTATTGGATTCATACCATTGAACATGAACAAGACAAGAAAGATAATAATCAGATCACAGGGGACCCAGGAGATCAAGAGAAGAATGTTGTTGCATGCTCATACAAAATCTCAGacatgatgcaaatgtatgcacTCCTAATTTCTTCCTTCATCACTCTTTATAGTTGCCTTGATAGTGTCTATTTAGAGTCTTTGTCACAAAAGAAAAGTTGCTCACCGCGATCGTAACAATCACTCAGACTTGGGAATCCCCATTTGATAATTACACGGAGAAACTTTTTTAGGTTATACATGATTCTAGATTTTCTTTTGATAAAAACCATGCAATTATTTTAACAACTGAAAATGATTTTTTAGAAGTGGTAAACGCTTTGGAAAACCTTCTCTTTGATTTAATTGGTTCAAAAGTTGTCATGCTTACAGGTTATACAACATTTTAGAATATGGATGAGAAAAATGTAATTAAGAAACCTCCTGATAATTGTGTGGCTGAAATAATTGGAAGGGTTTGGTAGACTATCATAACAGGCGGTAATTTGTACAAAGGAGTAAAGCCCTCATCTAACGGAATCTCTAGTAATGCATCAGAGTTGTCTACACTATTAAGATATGTTTTCTAGGGAGAACACATGATGTCACTTGTCATCAGTATGTGGTCTGAAACAAGTTTTAAAGAAGCACCTAATTAGAGAATCAAACGGTCAAGCTTATGACATTAAAGAAGCGCTTAATGGAAGGTAACCcattaataaaattttaattataacAATTTCAATTTCAACAGTTTCTTATTTCAGCAAATTTCCCGATTTTACTTTCATAATCAAACAAAGAGTATAAGCTACAAATCAATAATCTTCCCTTTATTTTTCTTTGCCTTAATAAATTTAGTTTGCGACTGTTGTTTCTTTCAGATTTATAATTTTCATTTTTACCAATATATAGATGAACCAAATAAATCGTTGGATATAAGTTGATCATTATGGAAGTTCTGTTATAGATTGAAAGTTAAGGAAGAAAAAGAAATTCAACTTCCTTGTACTCAATCTCCAGATACCTCATAGAATAAGGTTTGAGCTTAATTACTCAATTATTTACTTTTTCTTCTATGGAGTGTATCCACGTAATTGTGTTTTACAGAATTTGCAACTTTTATGAATTAGTTTATTGGTTGAATAAAACCACATTGAggaattttttttgttataaacTCTAAGTCTTTTTAAGCTAACCCAATTTTAATGTTATATCCGTTGCAAACCACTTTGAGTCTTAGCATTCCTTTCGGTGACATAGCCAAATTAATTAACCCGTGACTTGACATATTAAATCTTTCCACCTTCTCTTTAAACTTAGGAAGAATTTTTGTTTCCTTGTTGTAGAAAAAAAATAAGTTTAAGGTACTAGAGAAACTGATCAAAAATAAAAAGGTATTAGACAAATtggacaaaaataaaaaatttgtgAAAAAAAACAAAGAAGTTAAATAACTtcttaaaaaaattataaaaatgaaaaataccATCTCTAGTACCAATAGAACGAAGCAAAGAGTTTTATGAAAAGAAAAGTGATAACACAAGGATAACTAGGTACCTAGCTCAAAAGGTTTAAGTACATTATCCCAAATTATTCCACCTTGACATAAGCCTTGCTACAACCTGAAAAAAACCTCAAATAGTGTGTGTTTAAACGACTTTGATTTACTTTTTTAGAAAC encodes:
- the LOC127131036 gene encoding uncharacterized protein LOC127131036 gives rise to the protein MKVAIISKNKVKFVDGTLSPPPISDPLYEPWLRCNNLVLSWLQRSISEDIAKSLLWCDRASLVWKSLENRFSQGDIFRIADIQEEVARLQQGTLDISLYFTKLMTLWEEIETFRPIRDCTCAIPCSCGAAADLRKFKEQDKVIKFLKGLGDQYSHVRSQIMLMSPLPTLDNAFNLILQQERLFNLHSTTDSSFENQSSVNYSSQMTSRSSHNSGRGRGRGYSSGGRGNRLCTHCGRTNHTIETCFIKHGYPPGFQHRKQHLSSPAGNAYVVNSVQDAGSAPISSSSSTSTSTNGSSASLSTIQEEYTQILQLLQQSNLQSHSPSSVNSLFATNSVSHTSPSPSSGNNLSKP